Part of the Rhipicephalus sanguineus isolate Rsan-2018 chromosome 5, BIME_Rsan_1.4, whole genome shotgun sequence genome is shown below.
gtcATCATGCTACGATTGAGCGAGTCAACACACAAGTGACACGGACAAACACATCTTGTGTTCGTCAAATTGGCGCTTCATTTCTTCCGTAACCTGCACCAACGAGCCAGGCAACAAGTTCTGTTATTTGCGTCTGTCTGCAGGGGCATATTTGAAGTTGTTGAAGCCAGCATATTGTGAAAATCGTTGGTTGAAATTCGCTTTCGGTTTATGCGTTTCTCACGCAGAGGTTTACAATCTATGATCGAACGATCATTGCTTGTTAAGAAAACGGATTGGGCACAATAATCGGCGATCTAGGAAGGAAGAATCGAGAAAATCAGAAATGGATCCGATAAAAAGGAACCCTTTGTTTGCATGTTACCATCAAGTGCCATCGAGAGACATTAGCGGACGTGCAAGGGCTGATAGCGGTTATCAGTATTCCAGCGTAGAACAAGAGCTGCGCTAAATCGCAGCGTGAAGCTGCTGCCAACCAAGCAGGTTTGGCATTCTGCCGCAACACACACCGCTATACAAACACAGTTAATTGTGTTGTTAAAGACCCGGAAGGTAGCTATGGGAGGAGTTGGTGAAGCCCTGAGTCAGTCACCTGTACAAATCGAAGCCGGCAGCAGCGGTCGAGCCTCTCGTCGGCGCACGAGCATGCTCTGTAAGCTTGACGAACTTCAGCGTCGGGCATTTCTCAGGCATCGCGAAATATGCGTTGCTTCCGCACTGAATCGACCGCTTTAACAAAGCACCGGTTTGGTGGCGCCCAAGCTTGAGGCTCTCACAGTAGGCCGGGAAAATGTGTTCAACACCGCAGCAACGTATCTGGATTCGCCTGCACCACCTGCACTGAGCAAAGGCGCGGGTAAATTGCATACTGTGAAGCTTTTCCCGCCAAATTACGGGTCTGATGCCGATGGTGCTTCGACAGCTGTAATGGCTGTAACTGGTAAAAAGCATTCGAGCACCATTTTGTCAGAATTTTTTATTAAACGCGCCATTATAGTTCCCTTCCACAGCAAATCAACGCTTCTTGTATTCAGGCGGTAGAGCCGACACAGCGGCAGTGCAAGTGTGAAtgaccatagaaaaaaaaaacgagcttgCAATATTATCGTGGGTTTAAACCATGCAGCCATACATTTctttgctttcattcgtgcaccGGGAGCATACCGGGAGCACGATGACTGGCGAACGATGTGCACAAAAATACACTCAAGTCTCAAGATCAAGCGCAAACTGCGCAAACCACTTGCACACATGCTGAGCTGACGCTCGCTCTGTCCCCAAGTGGCGTTCGCTCTTTTCGACCGCACTTTCATATGGTAGATGACGTTTCGCTCACTTGTTTCTTTTCCAAACTATTACGAGGAGCGAGAGAAAAATGTCACTATGGTGGATGTGGCGCACGCATTCAGCGAAGATATCAATGCACCACAGCAGCCGCACCAAAGTGGTGGAGACGCCGATGTCACCGCTGACATTCAGCTAGAAGATGTGAAGCCCGGTCCTGAAACAAGGCCGAGCAAAAATGTACCACGCAAAACAAATAAGCGTGAGTTTATCTTCTCCAATGCATGCAAGGTTTGCAAGTGGGCGGCAGCTATTGAATGGATGGTCGTTTGTACAAGGAAAAACTGAGCATGCAAGCATTGCTTAGAGAGTAAATGTAGGAAGTATGAGTGCTATATTCGGATTATCCTTACGGCTCTTCCAGAATACTAGCGTGCACATTAGCGATTTTGCTAGCTGTTGCAGAGCCTCATTTTACCGTATTCATTCAAACTCTACCGGAAAATTTGCCATGACAACGGATTAGTTGCACTTTCACACATTTATGATCAGCTGACCCGTGCAACGGAATGAGCTGTCTGCTCGCTCGCCGTTTTTACTGTGGTGTCGTGCCATTCTTGGAACTACACTATCCAAAACGAAACTAAACAACGCTAAGAACGGTTTGAACTAACGTAAGAATGCTGTACACTACAAGCTGCTTACAAGCATAGCATGTGCGTGCATGCGGTTTCTTCCACGAACCACAGCATAAAAGCTTTGGACCGAAACCGTTTCTTATTTAACCCATGGTAATCTCTGCTATCAAGCCATGCACATATGTGTGCATCGAAGGAACTCCAAAAACGTGTAATTATCGACGCATAAACGGTTATGCCAGAGTAGGAGGGAATATGAGCTTTGGGTTTTGCGATCTCCTTATATACAGACTTCAAATTATTGTTGTTTGCAGTGACTCGTTCTACATAGTGCCCCCTCACATGCCCACTTTGGGACGAAACCTTACATGTGTCCGAGTGATGAGATTTCTCGAGACACTACACAGCAGTTTCGCAAAGTTTGTTAAAATAACCTACTTAGCTCGTTTTTCAAGGACCTCAGCAAGGACATTTTTCACCAGAAGCAGGGTGATAGAAGCTTGTAATCGGAATGGTAAATGAAATTTGAGGTCTGAATAATGGTTGCTAAAGTAAATGAGTGTATGTTTTGCAGTAATATGTAGTTTGTGTTAGTTGTCATGTGTGCATCATAGAATGGGCTGCTACTCATTCACAACTATAGTCACTTATACAGTATGAGGTTAAGTACTTTCTCAAGTTCAGATATTATTAACAGCATTGCTGCATCACTATAAAGTGTGCTTTATCTGTTTCACATTCAGTTCTGGAAAGGGCCATGGCAGTGTCAGACCATTGGCGAATTTAGAGCCAGGCACTCGCAAGCGACTGGCCGAACGTAGACGGAGCGCCCGATGTCGACCAGCCAAATGTGCAGTGGCTCTTTGGAGCGCTCGAAATCGCTCCAACACGGCCAGTTGAATATTCTATAAGGAGCCTgcttggaaaattgagggcaccCCCAACTCTTGCAGAACTGTTCATATGCGAGGGGCCTGCAGCACTAGAGAATCTAAGCGTGTCAAAAACAAATTGAGGAGGCCTACTACAGCATGCCCCATattcaaaatgtcattttggaACGTTAGAACCCCAGAATTTACAAGTTATTTTACATTCTCAGTAGCAAACACTGACATAATTAGCTGTTATGATATCGATAGAAGCATATCACATAATCATGGTCATTTTTAACTGTAGAAAATTCATGGCACTTAAGTAAAGAGCAGAGGCGATGACACAAGGACTTTGGCATTTCctgggttttatgtgccaaaacccaTATAGTGTTTATGGCACATAAGAGACCAGAACTCAACCTTTACTTTTTCTGCTCGTGCTAATCTTTCTTCCGGGCACATGTGGTAAAGCCACGTTCGTCTGACAGTACAGGAACTCCCTGCAGGGTCACTGTGGTCATACCTTCATGGGGAGGTCCGACGGGGCTAccagctggaagagcagcgttacGAGAAGCGCCGAGAGAAGTTCTACGCCTTCTTCCGAATCCCTCGAGCACTGGAGATCTTTGTGGGCTATGGGTTTCTACAGTGTGCAGATGCTTTCTTGTCAGTGCTGACGCTACTGCCCGTGCGCTTCACGCTGGCCGTGGGCCTGTTCGGAGCGCGGCTGGTGGGCCGGCGACGACTGCAGCCAGCCGAGTCATGTGACCTGCTCAAGGGTCTTGTACTTCTGGGCACATGGCTGCTGGTGTCCCAGGTGGACATGTCCATGCTGTACCACATCGTCAAGAGCCAGTCCGTCATCAAGCTGTACATCTTCTTCAACATGCTCGAGGCACGTGTTGAAGTTACATTGCTCAGCCTTGGGAACCTAGAACAGTGAACTTTAAGCCATGCCATTCCTGTGACTCAAAGGCGGTGGCCTCTGCACCCCTGCCTCCACAGTATATCACAGGCTAAAATTTCACGGGGCAGCTGCGCCCCTCCCCTTCACTGGCCCCTCTCTGGCTGCACACTGGAACCCTTGATGATGGCAGAATTTCAGGACTTGAAGTATAAGCTTCGGCAACTGATTTTACACACTTGCAACTAACCCATTCAAGTAGTACACTGTGGAAACACACTCCTTGCTTTGAAGTACAGCCAAGAGCAATGCTTGCAGCTGTCTTCCTTTTATATTTTCATAGGGGACTCTTGTGCCATGTTGCATCGTCATAAGTGGCATTGTGTTATCAGTTAATCTTGCTCTGTGACGGGATTTCGCGCCAATGGCAATGACTGCAGCTGTGGTGCTTCAAGACTCAAGCATGGATAATGCTGTATTTACTCAGCGtagcctttctttattttttaggcACCCTGGGTAGTCAAAGTTGCTCAGGTCCTTCCTGCTAGATATCTCTCCCAGCTCATTGAGTTGCTTTGGGATCTCAAGCACCGTGTTTCATTTTAGCGTGATTGCAACCCTTGTTTGCAGGTGGCAGACAAGCTGTTCTCATCCTTTGGTCAGGACATTCTGGACGCCCTGCTGTGGACGGCAGCAGAACCAGAGCAGCCACGGGCACGCCGCCGCTTGGTGCTGTTGGCACAATTGGCCGTGGCCCTGGCCTATGTTTGTATCCTTTCAGGCGTAAACTCATTTTTGGTACAGAGTTTGTTTCAGACACACTCATTGACATATACTACATAATAACAAAGTAATTGTTTAAGTTAGTGGTTATGTCCACCTACAGTGGTAGCTTAGTAGGctaaggtgttgcgctgctaagctagaGGATGTAGTTTCAATTCCCTGctatggcagccacatttcaatgggagcgaaatgcaagaataCGGGTTCTTaaacttaggtgcacgtttaagaagcccaagtggtcaaaattaattcagaGACACCCACCGTACcgtgtctcataatcacatcatagTTCTGGCACATAAAACCTCTGAATTTAAGCTCCTGTTTTAGTGGCTGTGGTATTTGGCTGCTTATTTGTAACGCAGCTGAATGCCCCATTCCAATATGAGCAGAAAACAAACATGTGCTCGTTTTTAGATTTTAGGTGCAGCCACACTTAATTAAATGGGTGCTCACAGCACAGACAGCCTAGCTAGGGTAAGACCTTGCTAAAGCACAAATCCTGTGATTGTGGCATTGAATGCATTCGGATATGTGTTCTTTCACAGTTAGAATGACAGTGTTGGCAGAAGTTTGCACAGAGATGAATTGACTAGTGCAACTCATTGAGCAAATACACTTGCTGAAAGTGACCTTTTCAGGAGCATAAGTGTTCATGATGGCGTACTTGTGTTTTATTGTAATATATGTAACATGTGGCAAAAAAGGGACAAAAGAGCATTATTGAGCTTTATAATAACAGCCATAGAAATTCTAAACGGAACAAGTGATTAAGTGGAGCGATTTTGTCGAAAATGTTATGTACaacatatatacagggtgtttaagcTAACTTGCACGAAGTATACTGTTTAGTTTCGTGCACTCTaaagaaaagctgaaaaaaaaaaattaaacagggcAGCTATCTCAGCATAAATGAAATAATCCTCGTTGCTGAACAAACGTTGCAACTTTTCTATTGAATATTGTTCATTAGAGCTACTATTTTGAAGGTTAATTAAGtgatctttgttaattacccagcttatcaTATTGGCAGCTATTTTAGCATGGATGAAATGTTCagacgtttcagaacaagtgctgcAACTTTTGCATTAAAGCTTTTTTGCTAGAGTTACTAATTAAAAGCTAAttgagcaatctttgttaattaccttGCTTACCAGATTGGAAATGTGCTGCATAGGGCTCAGTACATTACTGGGCCAATTCAACACGtgtagctttttcttcttttttttaatattaggTGTctgttagctgaaacaccctgtataaataaTTTGATGAGGAGCCTCACTCAGAACCGAGTTGATGACCAACATTTTAAAGAAACATGGAGGTGTATTGACAAGCATTTTGTCCAATAGAATATCTTTATTTTGTAAACATTCTGTTCTTTGATCAAAAGTTGCAATTCCTTGACTGGACTTCCACAGTGCTTCACTGTGTGCTGGTGATGCTTCAGGCAACAACTCTGAGTGTCGCAATTAATTCGCAAAACAAGGCCCTACTGACCATCATGATGTCAAACAATGTACGTTGCAACCGCCACCAGACCTCCTCTTAGCTGAGTTGTATTTGAAGTGAAAGTGCATGCATTTATATGTAACCTTCATTGCGACCTTAAACACTGACATGAACAGAAAAAAGATTTGCCCAGCGAATTAACGTCGTTAAGGCTCATGAAATAACGAAGCGTTCTCCGTCTCTTCGTCTTGGCTTGTTTTAAACTCAGGGTCCGATGCAAGCAGTTCATGTCTAACCTCAGGTTCTCTCACTTGAAGCTCTGGATCAGAACGAAGTCATTGCCGTTCACTCATCAATTCCCGGTGATGCTCCCGACAGGCAGCTTCTTTCTGAGAGCACATAACTTTGTCCATCGCCGAACATTCGAGAAAGACCACTAGGCTTCTGGACCAGATACGTTTGATTCCTGCCGGCAAACGAATGCCGGTTTAGCTCTTATTGCATTGTGTGCGGTCCGCGGGACGTTCAGGCTAATTATAGACGGCGtcttcattttaacgcgatagcgttaaagagctcgtatcgcagaaattccgccgtcggcgtcagcaccgttggttgtgagcgaaaaatcatcatcttgtccgtgatcgcaaaatcgaaaaagctggaaataaaataaataataaaaatgttgggtccgagtgagaatcgaacccaggccgtctgcgtggcaagcaggtgttctaccacacagccacgactctgcttggagctgcactgaaagcaacattcatgcttcccaaaaatacgcgtcctgtatacaggtgtcacagtacgagatgcaatatcgcagtaatattgcgtggtacaagcgtacattgccatcggacgtcacaccatgtcattgtcataacgactttgtggtttacagacagccacccattacagaaggcacacacattactgcgcgtattcccttaagaccacgtagtgggtgcaacgcaacttcgaaaaagtttctcgcgcataattgcccctagtttaaagcatgctacccattacataaggcacgcaccttagtgcgcgcattctgttaaacactcgtagtgttcgaagtgcgcactaggggcaggatatccctatcgcgttctactcttaaagacgaagtttaagcgtcccccaaattttttattgtactggaggtgagtagtggggcttgcccaatatctCTGGCACATAGCCGCTAGGAGCTGCGAGCCACATTACGCTGATGGTCCCGGGAAAACCTCAAccacgaacagctttgctgttaaaatgcAGTTTGGTTTCTGCGAAGTAAATGCAAGCATGATGTCACCTCTATTCCAGCAAAGTGTTTTCTGTCATAAAATGTAACTTCAATTGTtgtggtcaggggcgtagccagaaatttttttcgggggggggggggggggttcaaccatactttatgtatgttcgtgcgtgtgtttgtatgtgtgcgtgcctatatacgcaagcaaaactgaaaattttcaggggggggggttgaacccccccaacccccccttggctacgcccctggttgtggTCACGTAGTATCAACGTGCCAGCTTACTATTTTGGGCCAACTACGACAAGACACTGGCCTAATTGTGTTTGCTAATATAGGATGCATCATTCCAAGTTGGTTCTGCCAATTGCTTAATATATACTGATAGGCTAGGTAGTGAGTCGTAATATTGATGAACAGTTGCACAAAAGACATGTTCATGCACACATAAAGAACACACGCACAAGTGCTCTAATTGCCATTCTTAAAACAACTCTAAAAGGCAAGTATCAGTTTAGGTCACACTGATAGATTAACACTTGGGAATGTCTAAAACTTCAATATTATTGCCAACAGCaccttattaaagggacacttaagagcaaagcgatttttctcatattagtaaggtactctttcacgataccaaaaacaccacgcttgctgcgggaagacgcttagtaagcgagaaaacgcgcaagaacaaaatgtgggtggcgatgccaccttgaagtttccgcaccattcgccgtgacgtcacacgttttgacggcgtctactagggactATGTAGCTCCtagtcagtaaaaatgaagtacattgtcatcttagggggccatagatttaacataccaagtttggggtaattttgttgagccagtggcaccaaaatatgacaaatacactttgaaatccatgacgtcacgcggggagatttcatcgcgatatttaaaaatgaaattttgcacttaattttcttttctattaataaacctatgatggcgaaattaaagacgttggagttctcagagcacaatttatcaatctaaaccaattcattgtttctctttagtgtccctttaatcgagATATTAATGTAAATGTAGGACATGACTTGCAACTCTAGCAGGTCGTTATATAGTAACTGACTGATGACATAGCACCTGCTCAGTGTAGTTCTGTCACTTGTTAGCAACCACTCATAATAAGATCACTACATTGCATGGTTAGATGGAATAAAATGCTATCTCTTGACTTCTATGTGGTTCTTGGAGAAAATGACTTTTTGATGTTAGCCTAGACGTCGCACAAGCTCGCCTGCAAGTGTTCATATTTCCTCTTATTAACAGCCaccaatctcaaaggctatgcttttgggAATGCAAGTGCCAGATTCAATAGCGGAAGCCGGAAACATGTCGTGGCCACCATGTTAGAGACGCCAGTCTTTTGACAATGGCACAAGTGGTAAAGAAAGACCTCTGCCCCCTGCACGCTCTTGTTTCAGTACTTTCGTGAACGTGTAGCGCTTCGCTAGCTCTACTCCATTGCACAACTCACACTAACTGCAGATAAGAGAAAGTGTGGTGCCCGTGGTGTGTTGTGGACTCGCTTTCTGGCTGCGCGTTTGCATTTTAGGCAAGAAACTGTTGCTCTGCAAAGCGCAGtggtatactcggcgacaactttccttgacagcactgtggaagctacagaaccgaagtgcatgcctgctaccgcgccaagaaatagtacttacgtttactgataattttctcgtttttcttgctgaaataaatgttgctttatttattatgagactgaaacagttgcgggaagtcgtaggtaaaatacagttattgttcacctcgcaagaatgccttccttttctttccatttcttagacagcaccaccttttcagcatgcccgttctccaaagtaaacatggcgtccgtgacgtagtgggtcagtgtgcggccgcaaacgcaccgtttagttctccaagaaaaatgtactcgtaatatgacactaaactgtactctgaacaatcgaaatgtctctcccattcacatttttcgtgaatatgttttctaaacgcgttaacgatgcgagcgagcaaaaccgaaatcagccgcaagctgccgtactacttgcggagcaacacgaatgtgcggaagccccgcctccgtagccttcactccaatgtcaagataagttgtcgtcgagtatagCATATGGAATGTGACATATACCTACTTGGGGGTGTGCAACATGGTTTGAACTGGTAGTCTGCAGACCTTTGAAATGCATTTGAAATGCAAGTGTTTTCTTGGTACGAACCAAGTGCTGCAAGGTTTCTGGAATGGCATTTTAGGAGCACATGTCGGCTTAATAcgttcctttagtgtccctttaatactggAATAAGCATTCAAAATCCTGAGGGAAGAAGTGTCTTGTTTACAATGACTGATAGTGTTTTAGAGCTTATATTTTGGT
Proteins encoded:
- the LOC119393655 gene encoding protein TAPT1 homolog, giving the protein MVDVAHAFSEDINAPQQPHQSGGDADVTADIQLEDVKPGPETRPSKNVPRKTNKRSLWSYLHGEVRRGYQLEEQRYEKRREKFYAFFRIPRALEIFVGYGFLQCADAFLSVLTLLPVRFTLAVGLFGARLVGRRRLQPAESCDLLKGLVLLGTWLLVSQVDMSMLYHIVKSQSVIKLYIFFNMLEVADKLFSSFGQDILDALLWTAAEPEQPRARRRLVLLAQLAVALAYVLLHCVLVMLQATTLSVAINSQNKALLTIMMSNNFVELKGMVFKKFAKNNLFQMACSDVRERFHYVVLLLMVIVQTMREYSWRQEQLLNLLGDCVKVLAAEVLVDWVKHAFVTRFNAISWQVYQEYLASLAYDLASSKLHTAPSDHGDLVSRRLGFTPLPLAALVLRVMACPPSSLRLAILAYLCLCSMKVLLNLVILGLACCIVKKHRQTLQEDSPVKQPRRPQSSE